The genomic stretch AAACACTCCTCATCCAACCCTAATGGATTAGCGAGTCGAGAATAGGTGTTCCAGTCCAATAAAACCCCAACTCGTTCCCCCTGCTCATTCGTTACGTACTGTAATAAACTTGTCATATCAAAAACCTTCATAAGACAATGTCATCCTATCTTAGCCCGTAGGTTAGGTTGATCGAATCAAGATTTTGGATAAAACTTATCGATTCGATTAAGGGAAACCCAACCTAACAATTTTGTTGATAGTGAGGGGAGAGTGCGATCGCTCAAGCGCGGAAGCTTCGCTTCATCGCGAAGCGTAGCCCTTTGGGCTAATCGCTTTTTCCTGTGGGGAGTGCGTACGGGAAGCGCTAGCCCTTTGGGTTAATCGCACGATCTTCTCGGGTGCTTCCCCTTGAAATGTAACGCACCAAAGCAATCGAATCGATAACGGTACTAACGCCCGCAAAATAGCAAAATATTCCTTTTGAGGGTTAAGACAAAAATAGGCTTACCCAGATAATTCACCAGCAAGTTTCAAAACAGCCATTCTTGTGGAGTAATCAAGAGTAAATATAGCGTTTATAGGACTCATGAGGTACAGTCTTCTTTGACGTTGATTCCCTGTTAGGTGCGCTCTTACCATTAAGAATTAAATTCGCCACGGGTCGCACCTCTTAATGCAGCGCATCCCTATTCCCTATTCCCTATTCCCTGTTCCCTGTTCCCTGTTCCCTGTTCCCTGTTCCCTAAAATTTAGAAATTGTGTACCTCAGTCGTAGAATTGCTATACCATCCAGCAGCTAATTCATTCGCCACAGCTTGAGGTACAATAACCGAGCCATAAAGTTTTTGATAGAGATATTGTATTAACGTAAGTGTAAGCATTCAGCTATCAGCCGTCAGCCGTCAGCTAATTAACTAATCAACGGGAGGTAGTAAACAAGCTTACGAACGAGTATGGCTGCTTAACAATTCCTGCTCGTTTTACTGATCCGAACCAGTGCAGTTAAAGCGCCTACTCGCTAATAGCTGATAGCTGATAGCTGACGGCTGAATGCTTACACGTAAGCATATGCTTACCTATTAAATTGAACCAGGATAACTTCGAGGTGCGCAATGGATCTACACAAATCTAAAACTATACTTTTGAGTACCATACTCTTAGCATACTTGAGTCTCAATGCTTGTAACCAACAAAGGACACCCCCACCGGATACATCCACTTCCTCTCCATCTCCTATAACAGAAGTAGAAACATCCCCAACTCCTACCCAAACTCAAAATACCCCTAAGCAAAGAAAAGTTAAGGTTTTTTTACCCAAGCAACCTCAAAGTAATGAGGATTTTAGGTATGTGGAATCTGTAGTCAGAAGCACCAATAGTCGTGCAGTGGCTACTTTTGCCATTGAACAGTTGATTATTGGTCCGACCAAAGCAGAAACTAAAATTGGTTTCACCGAAGCACTACAACTTAAAGGTAGCTCCAATTGTGGTAAAGATTTTACCCTCTCTATTGCAGCAGAAACCGCCACCCTCAAGTTTTGCCGTGCCATTCTTTCCCCTGGAGTAGGCTATGATGCTAGAGCTACCAGTGCTATTCAATCTACCCTCAAACAGTTCTCAACTATCAAATCGGTAGTTATCCTCAACAAAGACGGCAATTGTTTTGGGGACTTAAGTGGTGAAAACCTCTGTTTGAAGACTGGGAGCAAGAGAGAAAGACTTTCTACTAAATCTAAAATAGCAATTAATGGCATTGGCCCCATCACCGTGGGCATGACGGTGAAAGAAGCATCCCAGGCTGGGCAAGTTAAATTAGTGCAACAAACTAGTGGTGGAGAAGAGCGTGGTTGCTTATTCTACGACCCAGAAGGAATAGAAAATATCGGGTTTATGGTGACAGAAGGAAAAATTGCCAGGGTATACATAAGTTCTCCAGAAATTAGCACATTGAGTGGTGTAAAAGTTGGGGATAACTTAGAGAAAGTGATGTCTGTGTATGGTAAAAAAATAGAAATTTACCCCCATGTATATGTACCGGGGGGGAAATATGCTTTATTCGTACCAACGGATAGTTCAGATAAAAATTATCGAGTGATGTTTGAAGCCAATGCAGAGGGTAAAGTAGTTGGTATAAGCGCTGGTAAACTACCGGAAGTGAGATATTTAGAAGGATGTAGTTAACTCAACATTAGAGATAAGTTAGGTGATGAAAATCTTAAAAGTTCTCAAAAACGGCATGGACTTTAAATTCGACCAAGCGTTGAAAGTGCTGTGCGCTTTGTTGGTAGCGGCACAACTGTTTTTAAGTAGCGCACCCCCTGCGATCGCACAGGGAATTGGCCCTTGCGTGGTCAGTCCCCCATCAATCTGTACTCGTGACCTCAATCCCTGTGGCAATCCTGGCTTTTGCCAGTGCCCGGATGGATATTCCTTTGACATCCTCCCACCGCGCTCATCGGAGATTATAGCGGGGGATTCCTAAGACTCACGACTTAGGTTTCTGCTTCCTTCTCCCTTTTGGAGAGTTTCTCACACCAGCCTTCCGAGATTTGCTCTCCTCGGGTCTTACGGTCGCTCCACAGACTGACACGGCAAGCCCTGCCGCCAAAATATTAATTGATGCATTAATATCGCGATTAGCCCGAAGGGCTACGCTACGCGAACGTGGCGAGTATTACAGGATGGACAATCCCACTCTCGAATGTTTAAGGGCAAAGATTCTACGCGATTTAAGCACACAGAACACATTTTGCTACTGGGAAACCACCTGTCAATTGATACAGCTTCACGGTTGTACCATTCTGCTTTGTATTTGATCTGACGGATTATTTCCGCCCAGTTGGCATCACTAATCACTTGAGCTAGTTTGTGGTTTTTTACCAGATTTTTCACAGCTAAGTCCTCAAACGCAATCAATTGGTTTTCTCTGACTAGTTGAGTGGTTAGCTTATGAGTAAAATCCCTTCTAGCGTCTTTGATTTTTGCGTGTATTCTGGCCACCTTCAACCTGGCCTTATAGCGGTTGTTAGATCCCTTTTGTTTCCGAGACAAAGCCTTTTGACATTTAGTCAGTTTCTTCTTGAGCTTTTTAAAATGTTTGGGGTTGGCAATTTTGTCCCCGTCACTAGTTGTAATTAGACTGGTAATTCCTAGATCGAAGCCAACTTGTTTATCTGTGGGAGACAAACTTAAGTCTCTGTGGTCATCAAACCTGATTGAGACATGCCAACGATTAGACGGATCTAAACTAACTGTGACGGTACTTGGGTTGCAGTTTACCGGTAACTGACGACTCCAGCGAACAGGTAAAGGTTCAAAACATTTAGCCAGATAGATTTGACCGTTTTTCCATTTAAATGCGGATTTTGTGAATTCTGCACTACCACCATTCCGCTTTTTCTTGAAGTTTGGATACTTAGTACGACCTGCGAAGAAATTAGTAAAAGCTGTTTGAAGATGCCTTAATCCTTGTTGGAGTGGAACGCAACTTACTTCATTCAGAAAAAATAAATCTTCCTCTGTCTTCCAACCTGTCAACATTGAAGAGGTTTCTTTGTAGCTTATTCTTTCCTGACGTTCGTACCACCCTTTGGTTCTAGCATCTAGAGCTTTGTTGTAAACAAGTCTTACACAGCCGAGAGTTCTCCTCAACAGAGTCTCCTGTTCAGGTGTTGGGTACAAACGATATCGGTAAGCTTTTTCAGTCATGCTCACATTCTAAACCATTAAATGTGAGATGTCAACTGGACATGTGGACGCAATTCCTCTCCCGCTAACCCTACGGGTATAACGGGAGAGGAATTGCTCTTAAGGATGATGCATCCGCCGGCAAGTGCATCATCGAAGACGTGTCTATGGCAGATGGCCATGGAGAACCTGTTTTGAGCAGGTGTGTATTCCCCCCACCCATCAAGAGCGTTTGCTATAAAAACCTCAATATGTGTGGCCATTCGAGCTTTTGCCAGTGTCCTGAGGGGACCGAATACAATCAGTTATTTGGGTCCTGCGAAATACCCTTGTGATACTAGAACCTGACTCTGTTAGTAATTCTGTCAAGCCCCAGGTGATCACAAGTTAGATCAGATCACAATTAAAAGTAGAGGGTTTACTTCTAGAAGTAAACCCTCTACTGAATAGATTTTGCAAGTTTTATCAAAATTATTAATTTTAGTCAATATTAATTAATAATCCGATTACCCTTGATTTTTAATTAACATTACGTCTATAATTTTTACAGCAGTTTGTTCTGATATCTCTAAAGCATGATAAAGCTCGTTCAAAAATTCTTCTTCCTCATCGGTAATTTCTCCATCTGCTAAAATAATATCAGTGGCGATCGCAAAGGCTGTTCCTTGTAGTTCATGGGGGAGTGATTTCAGGGCTGCACTAAGAAGAGGATCAGAACCTTGCCGCTGGAGGAGCATCAAAAGTCGTTCAAACATTCTTGCCATTACATCAGCTGAGTAGCTCCTGAACAGCTGCATTCGAGATAAGGCAGTAATAATAGCTTGGACCTCAGAATTAGTCGCGTATCCGTCAGCAGCACCAGCAATTAACGCGATCGCAGCAAATGCTTCAGCTGGTCCGAGTGTTGTTTGGCTGTGTTGACGACCAATTGAAATTTTGTCAAACAGACCCATTTTTGTTGTCTCTTGGAAAAGTACCTTAGTTAATACCAAGATGACATTGGTGACCGCAAACGGAATTAGTACAAATACTGAATTTATAGCTAGACTTTGCCAAAGTTTTCTATACCACCTCAAGCAGGGCTATAGTTAATCTGGATAGTTAATATGGTTAATCTGACCGATAAACTAGAGTCAATCTCCATCAAGGATAATCACCCCTGTGGCACCAGTAACCCCCGACGTAAACCAGCGAGTTCAGGAACTGCGGCGACTGTTGCAAAACGCTAGTTATGCCTACTACGTCCTGGACAATCCCATCATGGCAGATGCCATCTACGATCAACTCTACCGGGAACTGCAAGAGCTGGAAACAGAGTATCCTGAGTTAGTAACCTCTGATAGTCCAACCCAGCGGGTAGGAGAGAAACCAGCTACTGGTTTTGTTTCCGTGGGCCACAATATCCCACTCTATAGTTTGGATAATGCCTTTAACCTTGAGGAATTTAAGCAATGGCAAGAACGATGGCAGCGTCATATTTCTGGTGATATTTCCCAAGACTCAGGACTCAATACTGAATACGTTTGTGAACTCAAAATTGACGGTTCAGCATTAGCACTGACCTATGAAAAGGGGATTTTAGTGCGGGGAGTGACCAGAGGTGATGGGTCCACAGGAGAAGATATTACTCAGAATGTCCGTACTATTCGCTCCATTCCTTTGGGACTCAATCTAGACCAACTTAATCTAGACCAACCGCCAGCTTTAGTAGAAGTACGTGGTGAGGCATTCTTACCTCTGGATGTATTTGAGAGGATTAATCAGGAACGAGAACAAGCAGGTGAGCCATTATTTGCTAATCCTCGTAATGCCGCTGCTGGTACGTTGCGCCAATTAGAGCCTCGAATTGTTGCTAAACGGCAATTGGCTTTCTTTGCTTATACCTTACATATTCCGAATCAGGATAGTAGTGAAGAGTACACCATCCCAATGCCCAATTCCCAATGGGATGCTCTAGAGTTGCTGCAAAAGCTGGGTTTTCCGGTGAATCCCCATCGCCAATGTTGTGCTTCTCTACAGGATGTTCAGGATTATTACAATTACTGGGATGCGAAACGGAAAGATTTACCTTACCTGACCGATGGGGTAGTGGTGAAAATTAATGCTTTCCCCATACAACAACAATTGGGGTTTACCCAGAAGTTTCCTCGTTGGGCGATTGCTCTGAAATATCCGGCTGAAGAAGCTCCCAGTCGTGTGGAAGCAATTACGGTTAATGTGGGACGCACCGGAGCAGTGACACCCTTGGCTATTTTACAACCAGTGCAATTGGCAGGCACAACAGTACAACGGGCTGCCCTACACAATGGTGATTATGTTGCCCAATTAGATTTGCGAGTTGGGGATACGGTGATTGTACGGAAAGCGGGGGAGATTATCCCGGAGGTGGTACGTGTCTTACCAGAGTTACGTCCTGATCATGCTGAACCCTTCGAGATGCCTACCCATTGCCCTGTTTGTGATCAACCCTTGGTGCGCCCCTTAGGTGAAGCAGTGACTCGCTGTATTAATTCATCTTGTCCTGCGATTGTGAAGGGAACCCTCACCCACTGGGCAAGTCGTAATGCTCTTGATATTAATGGTTTGGGGGAAAAGATTGTAGAACAATTGGTAGACCAAGGTTTAGTGACATCTGTTGCTGACCTTTATGATTTAACCCTAGAGCAGTTGGTGTCATTGGAGCGTATGGGGCATAAGTTAGCCCAGAAGTTGCTAAATGCGATCGCAAAATCCCAAACCCAACCTTGGTCACGAGTCCTTTATGGGTTAGGGATTCGTCATGTCGGTAGTGTCAATGCTCAAACCCTTGCCCAGACTTTCCCTACCATTGAGCAGTTGGCTCAAGCAACCATCACCGATATTGAGGGAATCTACGGCATTGGACCAGAAATTGCTCAGTCTGTCTGGGGTTGGTTTCAGATTTCCAGCAACCAGACCTTGATTGCTCGATTGCGAGAAGCAGGTTTACAGTTAGCAGCCTCCCAGCAAACTATAGCGCTAGATAAAAATCAACCCTTAACCGGAAAAACCTTTGTGATTACTGGCACCTTGCCTACCCTTAAGCGTAGTGAAGCGAAAGACTTGATTCAAAACGCTGGTGGTAAGGTTACTAGTTCCG from Moorena sp. SIOASIH encodes the following:
- a CDS encoding tellurite resistance TerB family protein → MGLFDKISIGRQHSQTTLGPAEAFAAIALIAGAADGYATNSEVQAIITALSRMQLFRSYSADVMARMFERLLMLLQRQGSDPLLSAALKSLPHELQGTAFAIATDIILADGEITDEEEEFLNELYHALEISEQTAVKIIDVMLIKNQG
- the ligA gene encoding NAD-dependent DNA ligase LigA, whose translation is MAPVTPDVNQRVQELRRLLQNASYAYYVLDNPIMADAIYDQLYRELQELETEYPELVTSDSPTQRVGEKPATGFVSVGHNIPLYSLDNAFNLEEFKQWQERWQRHISGDISQDSGLNTEYVCELKIDGSALALTYEKGILVRGVTRGDGSTGEDITQNVRTIRSIPLGLNLDQLNLDQPPALVEVRGEAFLPLDVFERINQEREQAGEPLFANPRNAAAGTLRQLEPRIVAKRQLAFFAYTLHIPNQDSSEEYTIPMPNSQWDALELLQKLGFPVNPHRQCCASLQDVQDYYNYWDAKRKDLPYLTDGVVVKINAFPIQQQLGFTQKFPRWAIALKYPAEEAPSRVEAITVNVGRTGAVTPLAILQPVQLAGTTVQRAALHNGDYVAQLDLRVGDTVIVRKAGEIIPEVVRVLPELRPDHAEPFEMPTHCPVCDQPLVRPLGEAVTRCINSSCPAIVKGTLTHWASRNALDINGLGEKIVEQLVDQGLVTSVADLYDLTLEQLVSLERMGHKLAQKLLNAIAKSQTQPWSRVLYGLGIRHVGSVNAQTLAQTFPTIEQLAQATITDIEGIYGIGPEIAQSVWGWFQISSNQTLIARLREAGLQLAASQQTIALDKNQPLTGKTFVITGTLPTLKRSEAKDLIQNAGGKVTSSVSAKTDYLVVGEDAGSKLEKAQELGIPQLSESQLLELL